A portion of the Daphnia magna isolate NIES linkage group LG4, ASM2063170v1.1, whole genome shotgun sequence genome contains these proteins:
- the LOC116922024 gene encoding serine/threonine-protein kinase OSR1 — MNSYKRKFTLDIPTMPSSSVTSTSLEVFRRRNSQTEYEQRFNDPLPSFQSEELRADLENGCTNSTKKVGWPNSKDDYVLAEVIGVGATAVVHSAFCKPRNEKCAIKRINLEKWNTSMEELLKEIQAMSSCHHENVVTYFTSFVVGEELWLILRLLSGGSLLDIIKHRMKATDCRHGVFDEATIATVLREVLKGLEYFHNNGQIHRDIKAGNILLGEDGTIQIADFGVSSWLATGGDLSRQKSRHTFVGTPCWMAPEVMEQVTGYDFKADIWSLGITAIELATGTAPYHRYPPMKVLLLTLQNDPPCLETGTEERDQYRAYGKSFRKLIVDCLQKDPTKRPTATELLKHPFLKKAKDRRYLVQTLIAQAPSLEARSQKTRSYRKAPGASGRLHRTEAGDWIWSSDSEDEAHSNDDSDDEGQSEKPPNPLIQKELSQQQQSDSRASDTHLSGSSTSSCASAISEPEDAGHRPLPAAPPFAPEPLPTQSQAALVGELDPINLVLRMRNAKRELNDIRFEFSVGRDSADGIASELVAAGLVDGRDLVVIAANLQKILDGLPITTSVTFGLSSGCVGNEVPDDRTLVGFAQLSIAE, encoded by the exons atgaatagTTATAAAAG AAAATTCACGTTGGATATTCCCACGATGCCATCGTCGTCGGTGACGTCAACATCGCTGGAG GTTTTTCGACGCCGAAATTCACAAACTGAGTACGAACAGCGCTTTAATGACCCTCTTCCGTCCTTTCAG AGCGAAGAACTCCGAGCTGATCTGGAAAACGGTTGCACAAACTCAACGAAAAAAG TTGGCTGGCCAAATTCCAAAGATGACTACGTCTTGGCCGAAGTTATTG GTGTCGGGGCTACAGCTGTTGTACATTCTGCCTTTTGCAAGCCTCGCAATGAAAAATGTGCCATAAAACGAATAAATCTGGAAAAATGGAATACCAGCATGGAAGAGCTCCTA AAAGAAATTCAGGCTATGTCTTCATGCCATCATGAAAATGTTGTTACATATTTTACATCCTTCGTTGTTGGGGAAGAACTATGGCTTATCCTCAG GCTTCTCTCGGGAGGTTCCTTGCTTGACATAATTAAGCATAGAATGAAAGCGACTGATTGCCGTCACGGTGTTTTTGATGAAGCGACTATTGCAACAGTACTAAGAGAAGTTCTCAAAGGACTGGAATACTTTCACAATAATGGCCAGATACACAG GGACATTAAGGCTGGAAACATTCTGCTGGGAGAAGATGGTACAATTCAAATTGCTGATTTTGGAGTTTCGTCATGGCTGGCAACCGGTGGAGACCTGAGTAGGCAAAAGTCAAGACATACTTTTGTTGGAACACCTTGCTGGATGGCACCAGAAGTTATGGAACAa GTCACGGGTTATGACTTTAAAGCCGACATCTGGTCCTTAGGCATCACCGCTATTGAACTAGCCACGGGTACTGCGCCCTACCACCGTTATCCTCCTATGAAG GTATTACTACTGACCTTGCAAAATGATCCTCCTTGCCTAGAAACGGGCACAGAAGAGCGTGATCAGTACCGAGCTTATGGAAAAAGTTTTAGAAAACTCATTGTTGATTGCCTTCAAAAAGATCCCACCAAACG GCCTACTGCCACTGAATTGCTCAAGCATCCTTTCCTGAAAAAGGCCAAGGACAGGAGGTATTTGGTACAAACCCTGATTGCCCAAG CTCCATCTTTAGAGGCACGGTCTCAGAAGACTCGTAGCTACCGAAAGGCCCCCGGGGCGTCTGGACGATTGCACCGAACTGAAGCGGGTGACTGGATCTGGTCTTCGGACTCGGAAGATGAAGCACACTCGAACGACGATTCGGACGATGAGGGACAATCAGAGAAACCTCCAAACCCTCTGATTCAAAAGG AGCTGTCTCAGCAACAGCAAAGTGATTCTAGAGCTTCCGACACACATTTATCCGGCAGTAGCACAAGCAGCTGCGCAAGTGCCATTAGTGAACCTGAGGATGCTGGACATCGGCCTTTACCAGCTGCTCCACCGTTCGCCCCCGAACCGTTGCCGACGCAGTCTCAAGCGGCTCTTGTTGGCGAACTTGACCCTATTAATTTAGTTTTAAGAATGAG AAATGCAAAACGAGAGCTTAACGACATCAGATTTGAATTTTCCGTTGGACGTGACTCAGCTGATGGAATTGCTTCAGAACTCGTTGCTGCAG GACTTGTAGATGGCCGGGATTTGGTTGTCATTGCAGCCAACCTTCAAAAGATCCTTGATGGGCTTCCGATTACGACGAGTGTGACATTTGGTTTG AGTTCAGGATGCGTTGGAAACGAGGTACCGGATGACAGAACGCTAGTTGGATTCGCTCAGCTTTCCATCGCTGAATGA
- the LOC116922025 gene encoding serine-enriched protein isoform X3, translated as MLYTTPSPQRKKEPSTGPNKLRLFLKRSSEPLLNLQNPTEKRGYTQQLASIHEPATHTHQTLIAEEFEPDVFRQLIEYIHTGCVTLQPRTLLGVMNAADYYGLDELRRSCVGFVQCCINVDTVCALLASAERYIQYKCTKSLVQKVLEFVDEHGNEVLNLGSFTLLPQHVVRLVLCRDELKADEFTKFQAALMWSKKYCDSNPNISLKETLSNFLEFIRFHQIPANVLMREIHPLGLVPDHLIMNALAYQADPTCVDPAKLSPTPQRGGRRRSHARSMSVQSSLDPYGSSTTLNSESASSEIESSPRLSSDGSRGSPLGRLSN; from the exons ATGCTATACACCACGCCAAGTCCTCAACGGAAAAAAGAACCGAGCACGGGGCCAAACAAATTGCGATTGTTTCTCAAACGGAGTAGCGAACCTCTACTAAATTTACAAAATCCAACGGAAAAG AGAGGATATACCCAACAATTAGCTTCCATTCACGAG cccGCTACGCATACCCATCAAACGCTAATTGCCGAAGAATTTGAGCCTGACGTTTTCCGGCAACTCATTGAATACATTCACACCGGTTGCGTGACCCTACAGCCTAGAACATTGCTAG GTGTAATGAATGCGGCTGATTATTATGGACTTGATGAACTCCGACGTTCCTGTGTAGGTTTCGTGCAATGTTGTATCAATGTTGATACTGTTTGCGCTCTTTTGGCCTCAGCCGAACGCTATATACAATACAAATGCACTAAATCTCTAGTCCAAAAG GTATTAGAATTTGTCGACGAACATGGGAATGAAG TATTGAATCTGGGATCGTTCACTTTGTTGCCGCAACACGTCGTTCGTCTAGTACTCTGTCGAGACGAACTCAAAGCGGATGAATTCACAAAATTCCAG GCTGCATTAATGTGGTCGAAGAAATACTGCGACAGCAATCCCAACATCAGCCTCAAAGAGACACTCTCAAACTTTTTAGAATTCATTCGATTCCATCAAATTCCAGCCAATGTATTGATGCGGGAAATCCATCCATTAG GATTGGTACCGGATCACCTAATCATGAACGCGTTAGCTTATCAGGCTGATCCCACTTGTGTAGATCCAGCCAAGCTGTCACCAACACCACAACGTGGAGGCAGACGGCGTTCTCATGCTCGTTCAATGTCGGTCCAATCGTCACTTGACCCATACGGATCGTCGACGACGCTCAACAGTGAAAGCGCCTCCTCCGAAATTGAGTCTAGTCCTCGTTTGAGTTCCGATGGAAGTCGCGGTTCACCCTTGGGTCGCCTTTCCAATTAA
- the LOC116922025 gene encoding serine-enriched protein isoform X1: MAETALGGLSVMTTGLGDEADLSVFENKSGLAEDLKFLASMPELCDVTFLVGDTREPVCAVKAVLAARSRVFQKMLYTTPSPQRKKEPSTGPNKLRLFLKRSSEPLLNLQNPTEKRGYTQQLASIHEPATHTHQTLIAEEFEPDVFRQLIEYIHTGCVTLQPRTLLGVMNAADYYGLDELRRSCVGFVQCCINVDTVCALLASAERYIQYKCTKSLVQKVLEFVDEHGNEVLNLGSFTLLPQHVVRLVLCRDELKADEFTKFQAALMWSKKYCDSNPNISLKETLSNFLEFIRFHQIPANVLMREIHPLGLVPDHLIMNALAYQADPTCVDPAKLSPTPQRGGRRRSHARSMSVQSSLDPYGSSTTLNSESASSEIESSPRLSSDGSRGSPLGRLSN; the protein is encoded by the exons ATGGCTGAAACGGCTCTCGGTGGTCTTTCGGTCATGACCACCGGGCTCGGCGACGAAGCTGATTTAAGCGTCTTTGAAAACAAGAGCGGATTAGCAGaagatttaaaatttttggcCTCCATGCCTGAACTGTGTGAT GTGACGTTTTTAGTCGGTGACACTCGCGAGCCAGTCTGTGCTGTTAAGGCCGTCTTGGCCGCTAGGAGCAG agTGTTTCAAAAAATGCTATACACCACGCCAAGTCCTCAACGGAAAAAAGAACCGAGCACGGGGCCAAACAAATTGCGATTGTTTCTCAAACGGAGTAGCGAACCTCTACTAAATTTACAAAATCCAACGGAAAAG AGAGGATATACCCAACAATTAGCTTCCATTCACGAG cccGCTACGCATACCCATCAAACGCTAATTGCCGAAGAATTTGAGCCTGACGTTTTCCGGCAACTCATTGAATACATTCACACCGGTTGCGTGACCCTACAGCCTAGAACATTGCTAG GTGTAATGAATGCGGCTGATTATTATGGACTTGATGAACTCCGACGTTCCTGTGTAGGTTTCGTGCAATGTTGTATCAATGTTGATACTGTTTGCGCTCTTTTGGCCTCAGCCGAACGCTATATACAATACAAATGCACTAAATCTCTAGTCCAAAAG GTATTAGAATTTGTCGACGAACATGGGAATGAAG TATTGAATCTGGGATCGTTCACTTTGTTGCCGCAACACGTCGTTCGTCTAGTACTCTGTCGAGACGAACTCAAAGCGGATGAATTCACAAAATTCCAG GCTGCATTAATGTGGTCGAAGAAATACTGCGACAGCAATCCCAACATCAGCCTCAAAGAGACACTCTCAAACTTTTTAGAATTCATTCGATTCCATCAAATTCCAGCCAATGTATTGATGCGGGAAATCCATCCATTAG GATTGGTACCGGATCACCTAATCATGAACGCGTTAGCTTATCAGGCTGATCCCACTTGTGTAGATCCAGCCAAGCTGTCACCAACACCACAACGTGGAGGCAGACGGCGTTCTCATGCTCGTTCAATGTCGGTCCAATCGTCACTTGACCCATACGGATCGTCGACGACGCTCAACAGTGAAAGCGCCTCCTCCGAAATTGAGTCTAGTCCTCGTTTGAGTTCCGATGGAAGTCGCGGTTCACCCTTGGGTCGCCTTTCCAATTAA
- the LOC116922025 gene encoding serine-enriched protein isoform X2: MAETALGGLSVMTTGLGDEADLSVFENKSGLAEDLKFLASMPELCDVTFLVGDTREPVCAVKAVLAARSRVFQKMLYTTPSPQRKKEPSTGPNKLRLFLKRSSEPLLNLQNPTEKPATHTHQTLIAEEFEPDVFRQLIEYIHTGCVTLQPRTLLGVMNAADYYGLDELRRSCVGFVQCCINVDTVCALLASAERYIQYKCTKSLVQKVLEFVDEHGNEVLNLGSFTLLPQHVVRLVLCRDELKADEFTKFQAALMWSKKYCDSNPNISLKETLSNFLEFIRFHQIPANVLMREIHPLGLVPDHLIMNALAYQADPTCVDPAKLSPTPQRGGRRRSHARSMSVQSSLDPYGSSTTLNSESASSEIESSPRLSSDGSRGSPLGRLSN, from the exons ATGGCTGAAACGGCTCTCGGTGGTCTTTCGGTCATGACCACCGGGCTCGGCGACGAAGCTGATTTAAGCGTCTTTGAAAACAAGAGCGGATTAGCAGaagatttaaaatttttggcCTCCATGCCTGAACTGTGTGAT GTGACGTTTTTAGTCGGTGACACTCGCGAGCCAGTCTGTGCTGTTAAGGCCGTCTTGGCCGCTAGGAGCAG agTGTTTCAAAAAATGCTATACACCACGCCAAGTCCTCAACGGAAAAAAGAACCGAGCACGGGGCCAAACAAATTGCGATTGTTTCTCAAACGGAGTAGCGAACCTCTACTAAATTTACAAAATCCAACGGAAAAG cccGCTACGCATACCCATCAAACGCTAATTGCCGAAGAATTTGAGCCTGACGTTTTCCGGCAACTCATTGAATACATTCACACCGGTTGCGTGACCCTACAGCCTAGAACATTGCTAG GTGTAATGAATGCGGCTGATTATTATGGACTTGATGAACTCCGACGTTCCTGTGTAGGTTTCGTGCAATGTTGTATCAATGTTGATACTGTTTGCGCTCTTTTGGCCTCAGCCGAACGCTATATACAATACAAATGCACTAAATCTCTAGTCCAAAAG GTATTAGAATTTGTCGACGAACATGGGAATGAAG TATTGAATCTGGGATCGTTCACTTTGTTGCCGCAACACGTCGTTCGTCTAGTACTCTGTCGAGACGAACTCAAAGCGGATGAATTCACAAAATTCCAG GCTGCATTAATGTGGTCGAAGAAATACTGCGACAGCAATCCCAACATCAGCCTCAAAGAGACACTCTCAAACTTTTTAGAATTCATTCGATTCCATCAAATTCCAGCCAATGTATTGATGCGGGAAATCCATCCATTAG GATTGGTACCGGATCACCTAATCATGAACGCGTTAGCTTATCAGGCTGATCCCACTTGTGTAGATCCAGCCAAGCTGTCACCAACACCACAACGTGGAGGCAGACGGCGTTCTCATGCTCGTTCAATGTCGGTCCAATCGTCACTTGACCCATACGGATCGTCGACGACGCTCAACAGTGAAAGCGCCTCCTCCGAAATTGAGTCTAGTCCTCGTTTGAGTTCCGATGGAAGTCGCGGTTCACCCTTGGGTCGCCTTTCCAATTAA